A DNA window from Thermosynechococcaceae cyanobacterium Okahandja contains the following coding sequences:
- a CDS encoding MoaD/ThiS family protein — MAVTVLIPTPLQKLTRDQATLECQAQSIADLLEKLEQDCPGIKGRLCDDNGQLRRFVNFYVNNEDIRFLNGIETPLNDGDEVSIIPAIAGG; from the coding sequence ATGGCTGTTACGGTTTTAATTCCTACTCCCCTACAAAAGTTGACCCGCGATCAGGCCACCCTTGAGTGTCAGGCGCAGTCTATTGCCGATCTGCTAGAAAAGCTCGAGCAAGACTGCCCCGGCATTAAAGGCCGTCTGTGTGATGACAACGGCCAATTGCGGCGATTTGTAAATTTTTATGTCAACAATGAAGACATTCGTTTCCTCAACGGCATTGAAACCCCCCTCAACGATGGGGATGAAGTGAGTATTATTCCGGCCATTGCTGGCGGTTAA